GAAAGACTCATTCTCAAAGACACTTCGACTGGTAAATATTCCGAACTCGAAGTATCAGGCGTTTTTGTTTTCATTGGACTGGTGCCAAATACGGATTTCCTGAAAGGGAAACTGAAACTCAATGATTATGGTTATATCGTCACCGACGAGAACATGGAGACAGAGATTCCTGGTGTTTACGCTGTGGGAGATGTGAGGGAAAAAGAAGTCCGACAAATCGTTACCGCAGCTGCAGATGGAGCTATAGCTATTTCTCATGCCGCAAGAAAATACTTCGACGAAAGCGACGTTTGAAATTCAGTTATTCAAGAGGGGGTCATCGAGGATTTCGATGACCCCTTTTTCCATATCTATACTAACCCAGGCACCAACAGGTAGGGTCAATTTTGGAAAATCGCCATGAAAAACAGGGAGACCGATCCATACAGGGAATGGTGAGTCGCTGAAGAGACTTTTCAATATCTCAATGATTTCTTCAAAGTCAGCGTTTCTAATATTGGTGAATCCAGCGAAGATTATTCCCCTCAGTTCTTCGTATTCTTCGAGATTGGCGATTCCCCAGACCATTCTCTCGATAGACTCTCGAGATTCTCCTACGTCCTCCAGAACCAATATCGCATCTTTCAAACTCCCAAAATACTCTGTGCCCTGAAGCGTCTTAAAAAGGGAAAGATTCCCGACGATTAGTCTGCCTGTCATCTTACCGGGAACAATGGCTTCTCTCTCTCCAGCAAAATGTATAACTTTTTCTCCGTTCAAAACAGCCAGCATGTTTTCAAGGGACTTTTCATCGTTATCGAGTTCCACAGTTACCATCGGACCGTGGTATGTGATTATTCCTGTCTTAAAATGTATTGCGAGTAAAAGGGCCGTTATGTCACTATAACCGACAATCGGTTTTGGGTTCTGTTTTATTCTTTCCCAGTCAAGATATTCAAGTAACCTGAAAGAACCATGTCCTCCTCTGGAGGCGATGATAAAGTCGACTTCTGGGTTTGCAAAGGCTTCCTCCAGTTCTCTGGCTTTTTCTTGGTCCGATAGGTAGACAGAACAGCTACGACCTTTTATAACTTTGAGGTTCTTAGATTCCATCATTTTGATTCCCCGGCTGAGTAGAATCTGATCCGGGAATCTTGCTGGAGAAGATACGAAAGCAACTCGCATTGTGGTGTTTTTATCACGCTTTGGAACCAGCTTGTATTCCTTAACCGCTGAAAGTCTGACAAATGAAAATAAAACAAGAAAAATGAATACTAGGGGAATAACTCTCTTCATGGAAACCTCCATTATATACCCAGAATATCTCTTATGTCGTTCACCACGTCGTTAATCTGATCAGGATTTGAGACGATATCTATTTTCGTTGCATCGATTGTATAAATAGGAGAGAAGTCGTACTCTTTTATCCATTTTTTGTAGAGATTATCCAGCTGCTGCCAGTAAGCGATGGGAACTTCCAGTTCCATTTGGCGTCCTCTGCGCCTGATTCGTGAAAGTATTGTATCAACATCGGCATCAACGTAAACAAGCAGGTCAGGGTGCCTGATGTACCTCATCATTGAGTTGAACATGTGGATATATGTTTCAAATTCTCTTTTTCCCATTTTCCCTGTTTCATAGAGGTTACGTGCAAATATCGCAGCGTCTTCATAGATAGACCTGTCGAAGACCGCGTTTATCTTCCGTATTTCGGCTTCTTTTATTATGGAGAATCGATGAACGAGAAAATAAGTTTGAAGGTGATACGCCCACTTCTTTTGGTCATAATAGAAATCTTCTAAAAAAGGATTGTCCACGACAGATTCGTAAAATATTTCAAAACCCAGTTGCTTTCCAACCGCTCGTGCCAATGTAGACTTCCCAGCACCAACGTTACCGGCAAATACAATAATCTTACAATCCATTATCTGCCCCCCTAATAACTTTATCAGAAGTATATTTTAGCATGTAATATTTTGAGCATAATGAAGATAATCAAAAATATTTTGAATCAACAGTTAGTTCATACCTTGAATTTATTGATTGTTTTGTAGTATATTTATTATGTTCATTTTATTTTTGGGGAGGTGTTATCGTGAAGAAGTTACTAGTTTTGTTCGTAATTCTAATATCGGTACTGACCATTGCTAAAATCACCGTTATCATACCCTGGTCTGGTGCTGAACTGGACAAGTTCATTCCGGTAATAACAGCTTTCACGGAAAAGACAGGTATCGAAGTTGATTACAAAATTTATCGTGCAGAAGATCTTGCAAATATCCTTCCTGCACAATTTGCCGCCAGGAAGGCGCCTGGGGATGTCATATTTATGTGGACATCATTCCTCGCGAAAAACACAGTGAATGCTGTTGAACTCTCAGATGTCGTTCATCCTTCTAACTATTTGTCCGGTGCCCTTGACAATGTTACATTCAATGGAAAACTCTATGGTTTTGCCTACACAGCAAAAGTAAAACCCGGATTCTGGTATAGGAAATCTTTCTTTGAGAAATATGGTCTCACACCACCAAAGACCTGGGAAGAGTTCGTTCTCCTTCTCAAATACCTGAAACAGATCCCCGGCTTGAAAGCTCCAATTGCCAGTGGAGATGGTGTGGGTTGGCCACTTTCTGACATTACAGAGCACTTTCTGATCACATTCGGTGGCCCCGAGCTCCAGAAAGACCTGATAGAAGGAAATATTAGCTGGCGAAGCCATACGGTCAGGAAAGCAATGGAAAAACTCACTTATCTCCTGAAAGAAGGATTCTTTAGTGAACCGATTGAGTGGACGACCGTTTTGAAGCAGTGGTGGAATGGCGAGTACGGGCTCTACTTTATGGGAAGCTGGATAACAGGTATGGTCGATGATCCGGAGGATCTGGGCGTATTTAGTCTGCCTGGAAACGAAGGCCTGGTTTTTGGTATTGACTTTGCCTTTATACCTAAGTACACCAAAAACCTGGATGAAGCCAAGGAATTCGTGGCCTTCTTGTCAAGCGCCGAAGGTCAATCAGTTCAGGTTGCTCAGGGTGGCCATATCGCAACTGTTCTCGGAGTTCCCGAAACAGATTATCCTCCTGTTGACAGGGAAGTTGCAAAACTCCTTGTTGGAGTGCAGTCCCTGAATGATCTCGATGATTCCATCGGAGGAATCTGGCAGCCCACCTTCTGGGATCAGCTGAAACTTCTCTGGGTCAGGCCAGAAAGACTTGACGACGTTCTTGAAGCACTCGATGAAAAGATGCCAAAATAATCTTTTTAGTTGCATAGGGAAGGCCCCTCGAGGGGGGCCTTCTTCATATTGAAAGGAGAAGATAGTGTGATTCTGCGGAAAGCGCGTGTTCGACACCTTTTGATGTTCATTCTACCAGCCGCTTTTCTCATTGCTGTCTTCGTTCTGTACCCAACGATCAGGACGATAACACTCAGCTTTGTGGGAGAAGATGGCAAGCTCACTCTCTCCAATTACAAAGAAGTTCTGACCAGCAGAGACATCGTCGATCCGAGAGGATTCGAAAGAGGTTTCCCTTTTGGAGCACTGATACACAATCTGATGTGGATAGCTATTCACCTTCCTCTTACTACCTTTCTGGGATTGTTCCTCGCTGTCATACTGAGAAATATTAAAGGAGGAGCCATAATAAGATCAATAATCTTTTTAGGAATGGTTATGCCGATGATAGTTGGAGGGATTATGGTCAGGTTTATGTTCGATGCAAATGTTGGTGTTGTGAATATGGTTCTTGGTGTCTTTGGTATACCAATAAAGACCTGGACAGCCTATCCTGAATCATCGTTGTTGGCCTTGATATTCGGCTCTATATGGCTGTGGACAGGATTCAGTTTGATTTTATATTCTGCTGGTCTGGAAACCATTCCGAAATCTTACTACGAAGCTGCTCAGATAGATGGTGCCTCTCCGGTAAGAATGTTCTTCAACATCACTATACCCCTTTTAAAGCCAATTACCGTTGTTGTTGTAACTATGACACTTCTTTGGGAGTTGAAAATATTTGACATCGTGTATGTGGCTACCATGGGAGGGCCTGGCGGAGCTTCGAATGTTCTCGCACTGCAAATGTATATGTATGGTTTCCGTGAATGGAATTTTGGCAAGGCTGCTGTTGTCGCCGTCCTTATAACACTTTCTACCCTTATAGCTGCGATACCTATGATTAAATCGGCTGGAGATGAGGCAGAATGACAAAGAGAAAATTGGGAATTAGGATCGCTTTGAATGTTTTTGCATGGCTTGTAGGTCTGGTGTGGATCTTACCGGTGATAGGTATATTGATGACGGCTATAAGACCGTTTGATGAAGTAATCAATGGCTGGTGGCACTTCGAGGAATTCACTCCCACTTTCAGCAATTTTTTCAAAGCTCTCAATCATCCCACAGCTCCCTTGTTTGTGGGACTGAAAAACTCAATCATCATAGCTTTACCCGCTACTATACTGCCACTGTTTATAGCTACGCTTGCGGGTTATGGGTTGTCTAGATATAATTTTCCACTCAGAAAGGGCTTCATAATCGCTGTAGTCCTTACACTGACATTGCCACAACAAATGATAGCTGTTCCCATCTTTCAGATGATGAGCGATCTGGGGCTTGTAGACAGTTATCTGGGACTGATTTTGTTGCATACCGCATGGGGAACACCGTGGATCACCTTTTTTATGAGAAATTACTTTAAGACTATGCCCATATCTATTGAAGAAGCGGCACGTATCGATGGTGCGAGTGATTTCCAGATATTTTACCGCGTTGTCCTGCCTAATATCTTCCCCGCTGTGGCGTCAGCTTCTGCCCTTCAATTCACGTGGGTCTGGAGTGACTTCTTCCTCGCTCTGATCCTCATCTATTCTCCTGATAAGCTTCTGATGACTCAACGTGTACCGTTAATGCGCGGAGTTTATCATGTTGATTGGGGGCTCCTTTCTGCTGCATCTATAATGGTTATGATCGTACCCATCTTGATTTATTTGCTACTTCAGCGATATTATGTTAAAGGTATGGTAGGTTGGACCATAAAATGAAGATAAGCTGGTGAGATTGTGAGAGTAGATGAGATCAGGTGGGATAATCTAACGAGATTGCTGGAACAGGTATTTGTGGAAAAAGAGGTACCGAGGAGTGCTTTAGCGAAAAAAGTAGGAGTGAGAAATTCCACCCTCAGTTATTTATTGGATAGTCTGAAAAAGTTGGGTATGGTAAAGGTAAAAAATATTCCTTCGGGCCGCGGGAGGCCAAATCAGTGGATTTCCCTTGACCCTGAATATGGTAATGTGATGGGTATCAAGATTGGGCGTGAGTCCTTAAAAGCCACTGTTTTTGATTTCTCTCTCTCTGAAGTTGAAACGATTGTTATTCCATTTGATGGCATTGAGGATCTTGGATCGCATATCACGCAGGAGCTCAGAAAATTGTTTCTCAACTACAGACCTTTAACTCTGGGATTTGCTATCTCAGGAACGATAGATCTTAAGAAAGGAGAGATTTTCGATTCTCCTATTTTGAAGCTGAAAGAATTCAAATTTCAAGAAGCACTGAAGTCAAGGGGAATAGACTTTCTCCTGTGTAATGATGTGGATGCTTTACATGTCGGGCAAATGTTGGAATCCGGTATTTTCGATCGCCCTTCTCTAACTGTCACTTTTGGTGTGGGTATAGGGGCTTCTTTTTTTGACGGAGAGGATATCCTGACGAGCGGTGATGGAAAAACGATCTTTGAACTCGGACATATGACATACGATCCCGAAGGAGAACCGTGTTATTGTGGCAGGAGAGGGTGCCTCGAGACCGTTGCTTCTGAATACTCTTTGATCGATGATAGACCTCCAATCAAGGAATTCATTGAACATTTTGGAGAATATAGAGAAATAATTACACAGATAAGAAAACTGGCGGCGAGAGGTGAAAATAGGGAAAATTATCAACCGGTGCTGAAAAAACTCAGTCAATCGATCGCGAATATATCTTTACTCCTCAGACCCTCGCTTGTATGGATAGGTGGCGAAGGGCTCGTTTCAAACTGGATTTTTGAGGATATCAAAGCCGAAATGATTGCTCAAATTCCTGAAGATTGGGGATATTTCCCTGAAGTAAGAAAGATAGGATCAGCGCAAGGATGGCAAAGAGGAGCCGCTTTCCTTGCGCTTAGACATTATATTAGGAAGAAATTGAAAAAGTAATTATTTTACCATATCTCTGAACAGCTTAAGATAATCTTTCAGGTGTCGGGTTATGAGAAATTTTGATCTTACGATTTCCTTGCCTTCAAGTCCCATTCTCTTGCGGAGGTCAGCATCAGCTAATAAATTGTCGGTGTATCGGATGGCTTCTTCGATATTATTAACCAGGTAACCATTGTTTTCATGTTCTATCTGGAGAGGTATGCCTCCTACGTTACCACCAACTACTGGCGTACCCTTCCATAAAGCTTCACTCACCGTAAGGGCAAATCCTTCGCGAAGAGATTTTTGCAGGACTACCTGACTGATTTTCTGAGCGGCATTTACCTCAATGTTGCCGATTCCATTGAGATTTGATAGCACTCTAATATCGTAATCCATTCCAACGTATCTGAGAAGGTCCTCGTAAATCTCCCAGCCTTCAGGATCATCAGTAGCCATTGAACCAATGAGTAAGAGTTGTAGATCGGGGTATTTCACTTTAAGGCTTCTGTAAACATCCACGACACCTTTCGGATCTTTCCATGGGTCAAACCTAGATACTTGCGTGATTACCGGCTTGGATGGATCGATCTTGAGTTTGTTAATCGCTTCTTTGAGTTCTTCATCTGTAAGCTCGCGGTTCTTGTCACTTAAGGGGTCAATGGAAGGGGGAATTTCATACAGCCTTTTAACCTTTAGTTGACCCGCGTATCTCTTCAGAGTAAATATGCCTGCATCATAGTAGTCCATGAAGGAGTCTATGAAGTTGATGAACTGTTGGTTTGGAGTGGAAGTGTCGATGTGACATCTCCACACTAGTTTTACACTGCCTCTATTATCTACGAATTTTGGCAATGCCACCGGTTGAGGATCGTGAATCACAATTACATCATAATCGTTGAATACCACATCAGAATTCTTCTTAGTTATTTCATAGAACAAATTTCTATCTGCTTCGGTTAAGTTATCTTCCTTACCCTGAAGCGCATTGTGCATTCGTTTGGTGAATTCGAAGAATTCTTGAGTTCCTTCGATTACCTTCCATTCCACTTTCAGTCCTATGTCCTGCATCAGTGGAACAAGTGTGTGCAATATTTCAGCAACACCGCCGCCATAAGCAGTCGCATTGATGTGGAGAACCCTCAGGCCTTCCAGTTCCTGTGATAGTTCTCTGATTTCGTCATAGTCAGTTGTGGAAATGAACTGAGCGTAATTTTCAAAACTCTTGTAAGTGGTTTTCACGTCAAGCATCTTATCCCCTCCGTAAAGAAGCTTTCCTCTACATTATAACTCATTTTATTCAATATTTGAACAAAACCTTCTTCGGTTCGTTGAATTGCTTTCCAACGGTTCGCTACTGCTTTATCTGGTGATGATTGAGTTATTATTTCGAAATTGTTTTGCTTAAACTTGATTCTACTTTATCCACAACCTCCGATAATAAAACTATCGTTTCATGCAGAAAAAATTGAGAAATTTAATAGTTGATTGTTGAAGTAATGAAAGAAATTTCGAAAGTTAATTATTCTCATAAACCAGCGCGAACATAATTGCATGGGGGTGAAATTATGGAGAGAAGAATTACCTCTGACTTGAGAGAACTCATGGAGTTTATCCGTAGTGGCTGGATATTGAAATCCTATGAGATATCAGGGAAAGAGGTGCTGTTTCATTTGGAAATGGAACCTGGAAAATTCAATTGGTCGGAGGATCCAGAATTAAAAAAAACTTATGGTGGGGATTGGTCCAACGATGAATAGGAAGGGGGAGTGAATGAAAATGAGCCTTTACGAAACTGCTGTTTCTCAATTCAATAAGGCCGCTAAAGTTCTTGGCATACCAGATGATTACGCAGAAATCCTGAGACGGCCAAAGAGGTCTCTCATCGTAGAATTCCCGGTACAAATGGATGACGGTTCAGTCAGGGTATTTACGGGATTTAGGGTTCAGCACAACACTGCACGTGGACCGGCAAAAGGAGGTATAAGGTATCACGCTAATACCAATCTTGACGAAGTTAAGGCCCTGGCTTTCTGGATGACATGGAAAACAGCCGTAATGAACCTGCCTTATGGAGGCGCAAAAGGTGGGATCAGGGTGGATCCTAAAAAACTCAGTTGGAAGGAGCTCGAAAGACTGTCCCGTAGGTATTTCTCAGAGATTCAAATTATTATTGGTCCACAAAACGACATCCCTGCTCCTGATGTCAATACGAACTCCGATGTCATGGCCTGGTACATGGATACCTACAGCATGAATGTGGGTTATACTTCTTTAGGGGTGGTTACAGGCAAACCCGTGGATCTAGGGGGATCAAAAGGAAGAGAAGAAGCAACAGGTAGAGGTGTGAAAGTTTGCGTGGGTCGGGCCTGTAAAGACATTGGAGTTGATCCTTCAAAGGCTACCATCGTTGTTCAGGGATTTGGTAATGTCGGGCAATATTCAGCTCTTCTCAGTCAGAAAGAACTCGGTTCCAGAGTGATAGCGGTCAGCGATAGTAAGGGTGGAATATTTAATCCCCAAGGGCTTGATATCAAAGCATTGATAGAGCACAAATCAAAATACGGTAGAGTAGACACTTTTTCAGATGGAAAGAAAATAAGCCGTGAAGATATCTTCTCTATCAAGGCGGATGTTCTTATTCCAGCAGCACTTGAGAATTCGATTACTGCCGAGAATGCCAATCTGATAAATGTAAAAGCCATAATCGAAGGGGCAAATGGGCCTGTCACACCTGAAGCGGACGAGATTTTGAGATCAAAGGGAGTGCTTGTTGTTCCGGATATCTTAGCAAATGCTGGTGGTGTAACAGTTTCTTATTTTGAATGGGTTCAAGACTTACAGGCATTCTTCTGGAAGATCGAGCAAATAAGAGAGAGTCTCGAAATGATGATGAATGAGGCATATACTGAAACCAAAGAGATAGCTAAAAAATATGATGTAGAAATGAGAACAGCAGCATATATTCTTGCCATAAATAGAGTCCTTTATGCTATTCAGAAACGAGGGCTCTATCCATGATTGTAAGAAGCTCTCTTTGAAGCTAAGTTGTCCTTGTTTTGAGAATTAACAATACTTTCTTTTGTAAGCAAAATCGAAGAAAACTAAAACGAATAATATTTTTTATACCGGAAACATAGGTTTCTTGTTCTTTTCTTACTGATTTTACCACGGGGGTGACGGTATGAAAAAGTTTGCAGTTCTTTTTGTTGTATTACTGATGGCATTTAGTGTTTTTGGGAAATTCAATGTCGGGATACTCATCCCAGGTGAAATTGGGGGTAACCCGATCTATGAACTTGTCGCCTCCGGTGCCCAAAAAGCTGAGAGGGCCGGAATAAGAGTAAAACTCGTTGAAGGGGGCTACAATCCCGGAAAGTGGGAACCTCTACTGAGATCAATGGCGGCATCGAAGAGGTATGATCTGATCATTACGCTTACTGAAGGCATGCCTGAATCTGTGAAAAAGGTAGCAACTGAATTCCCGGGTCAAAAATTTGCTCTTGTAGATGGGGTTCTCGATATATCAATGAACAACGTTTATTCCATTGGATTTTACGATGAAGAGATGGCTTTTTTGGCCGGGATATTTGCAGGGTTAGTCACACGTTCGGAACTCCTTGGTGCAAATCCGGAACTCGTCGTTGGATTAATCGCTGGAGATACGTATCCGGCGATGATGAATAAGATGAAACCAGCCTATGAAAGTGGTGTGAGGCTCGTAACACCTAACGCGAGGGTGATTTTCAGTGTTGCTGGCAGCTGGGCTGATCCGACCAAGGGAAGAGAATTGGCTTCAAAACAGTTCGACGAAGGTGTTGATATAATTCTTTCGATCGCCGGAGGTACTGGTATTGGCGTTATCGATGAGGCTGCTAGGAGAAATGCATATGTAATTGGCGTGGACTCTAATATAATCGGATTCAAGCCAGGAACCATTCTGGCTTGTTCGTTGAAGCATGTTGACTCGGTGGTCTATGATATCATCATGAAAGCGAGTAAAGATCAACTCGCGTTCGGTCAAAACTTACGTGCAGGCATCAGCGAAGGTGTTATTGATTTTACCTTCGATGACGAGAATTACGAAAAATATGTACCTAAATGGATTCAGGAGGTAATGAGAGCCTATTACATCCTTCTCAAGTATTCATTGATTAAGCCATTGGAGGAATAAAATGGAAAAGAGCTTTGTTAATCAATTCAACGAAAAACTAAGCTCCCTCACGCAAATAGAGGAGAAAATAGCGCGCTTCATGCTCGAAGATCCGGAGAATTCCGTGAAAATGTCGGTTCAGGCTTTAGCCGCTAAATGTGGTGTTGTTCCTTCTACGGTGATTAAAATGTGTAAAAAACTAGGATTTAATGGTTTTTCGGAGCTAAAGCTGACCCTCGCATCAGAAATGAACCTCGCCATGGCTAGAAATGTAAACCTGGATGATGTGCATGAAGCTTTTGGTGATTATAGTGGTTTTGTAGTTGAACTCATTGGTGCTGAACTCAATCACCTCGATAAGTCTGAACTGGAAAGAGCTTCAACTTTTGTTAGTAACGCCAGATATGTTGATATCTACTCATTTGGTTTTGATTCCATCGAGGCTCTTGATCTCTACCATAAACTAGTTCTCATTGGTAAGAGAGTACAACATATTGAGAATGGATACATGCAAATGATATCGGCTTCCCGCCTCGAAGGAGAAGACGTTGTTATCGCGATTTCCAGTACAGGAACATCTAAAGATTTACTGGATGCTGTCAGACATGCGAAACGTTTTGGCGCAACAATTATCTCTATCGCACCTGAAAGCTCTTTGCTCTCAGGAGAAGCCGATGTTGTGCTGAACACTTATTTTGAGAAACTCATCTTGAGGGACGGTGGAATAGCGACGAGGATCGTTCAATCCTTTGTAGTGGATGAGTTGTTTATGCGAATACTTGAAAAAGATGAAAAGAGTAAGCACTATTACGAGAAATTTAAAGAGGTTTTGGATTTAAAAAGACGTTGACCAAAAAAGCCGGGGATTAATCCCCGGCTTTTTCGTTATCACTGTTTATCAGGCCTCTCCAGATGATTTCTCTTATTCCGTTAAGCTTATCGGGGTCAACTGTTGCATTCAATCCATTCAGTATTAGTTCGGCTGCAACCTCTGAGTCCACAACTTCTAAAATTTTTTTGTCGCTCTTCCCCATCTCGATAAGACCAGAAATTTTATCTCTGAATTCAATATACCTTTTATGAACTTTTTTCCACATTTCCTGATCTTTTCGAGTCAGGTTTTCCTTTTCACGCTGGATGATTTTTATTATCTCTTTTTTGTTCGTCACAAAATCTACATAAGCTTTCAGAAGTCTCTTTATTTTTTTTACGTACACGTTCTCATTTTCAACTTCTCTGAATATATGTTCTTCAAGCTCATCCAGCGAATAGCGCCAGACTTCATAATAGAGGTCTTCCTTACTGGGAAAATAGTAGTATATCAGCGCCTTTTTTACCCCGGCATTACTGGCTATTTCGGACATACTTACACCATCGTGCCCTTTCTCAGCGAAAGCCTTCCGGGCCGCCATTAAGATTTTTTCTCTTGTGCTCATTCTCTTTTTCACCGGGGATCCACCGCCAATCTCAGGCCTTTTTATCAAGGGCGAGCTTTTCTTCGTTGTTTGCGTACCTCCTCATTCTTACCTCAAAGTCGTAAACCCCTCGTTTTGAAGGATGGGTTTCAGCATAACCATGTTCGTACCAGAGCTTGTCGGCATATACTTTCCACTCTTCAGCGAGTTTATCAAGTTCAGGTGCAAGTTCGGTAATGACCCTTTCACTGCCGTCATGTTGAGGGATGGCGTTGAATTTTTTCACCATAGCCCTGAGTACCTTCGGGTTGTCAATGATCGGACAGGGTCTGAAGAGGTTGTTACTATATGGTACCATTCTCTTGTATGCGGCGAAAAATGGAGATTTTAAGATCTCCAGCAGGCTCTTCTCTCTTATACTATCGACAGCGAACTGCTGGAAGACACAGGGTTCTGCGTAACCTTTGGCATTTATATGCAGATACTTTGAACCAGCGGCAAGACAGCCATGAGTCAGGAAGCCATGGTTCCAGAAGTCGGCGACAAAAGCGAATTTACCACCCAGTCTTAGCTCCTCCGTCTTGAAGAACCTCTCGTATCTCTGTTCAGGAGTAGGCACGAGATCCATAGAAGGATTCATACCAACAGGCATGAACTGGAAGACCCAAATATATGAAACTCCGCTTTCCTTCAAGAAGTCCCAGAAGTCGTCTTTCATCATTACATCGTGATTCATCTTTGTGGCGGTAACG
This genomic interval from Kosmotoga pacifica contains the following:
- a CDS encoding S66 peptidase family protein, whose protein sequence is MKRVIPLVFIFLVLFSFVRLSAVKEYKLVPKRDKNTTMRVAFVSSPARFPDQILLSRGIKMMESKNLKVIKGRSCSVYLSDQEKARELEEAFANPEVDFIIASRGGHGSFRLLEYLDWERIKQNPKPIVGYSDITALLLAIHFKTGIITYHGPMVTVELDNDEKSLENMLAVLNGEKVIHFAGEREAIVPGKMTGRLIVGNLSLFKTLQGTEYFGSLKDAILVLEDVGESRESIERMVWGIANLEEYEELRGIIFAGFTNIRNADFEEIIEILKSLFSDSPFPVWIGLPVFHGDFPKLTLPVGAWVSIDMEKGVIEILDDPLLNN
- a CDS encoding deoxynucleoside kinase; its protein translation is MDCKIIVFAGNVGAGKSTLARAVGKQLGFEIFYESVVDNPFLEDFYYDQKKWAYHLQTYFLVHRFSIIKEAEIRKINAVFDRSIYEDAAIFARNLYETGKMGKREFETYIHMFNSMMRYIRHPDLLVYVDADVDTILSRIRRRGRQMELEVPIAYWQQLDNLYKKWIKEYDFSPIYTIDATKIDIVSNPDQINDVVNDIRDILGI
- a CDS encoding extracellular solute-binding protein, with translation MKKLLVLFVILISVLTIAKITVIIPWSGAELDKFIPVITAFTEKTGIEVDYKIYRAEDLANILPAQFAARKAPGDVIFMWTSFLAKNTVNAVELSDVVHPSNYLSGALDNVTFNGKLYGFAYTAKVKPGFWYRKSFFEKYGLTPPKTWEEFVLLLKYLKQIPGLKAPIASGDGVGWPLSDITEHFLITFGGPELQKDLIEGNISWRSHTVRKAMEKLTYLLKEGFFSEPIEWTTVLKQWWNGEYGLYFMGSWITGMVDDPEDLGVFSLPGNEGLVFGIDFAFIPKYTKNLDEAKEFVAFLSSAEGQSVQVAQGGHIATVLGVPETDYPPVDREVAKLLVGVQSLNDLDDSIGGIWQPTFWDQLKLLWVRPERLDDVLEALDEKMPK
- a CDS encoding carbohydrate ABC transporter permease encodes the protein MILRKARVRHLLMFILPAAFLIAVFVLYPTIRTITLSFVGEDGKLTLSNYKEVLTSRDIVDPRGFERGFPFGALIHNLMWIAIHLPLTTFLGLFLAVILRNIKGGAIIRSIIFLGMVMPMIVGGIMVRFMFDANVGVVNMVLGVFGIPIKTWTAYPESSLLALIFGSIWLWTGFSLILYSAGLETIPKSYYEAAQIDGASPVRMFFNITIPLLKPITVVVVTMTLLWELKIFDIVYVATMGGPGGASNVLALQMYMYGFREWNFGKAAVVAVLITLSTLIAAIPMIKSAGDEAE
- a CDS encoding carbohydrate ABC transporter permease, coding for MTKRKLGIRIALNVFAWLVGLVWILPVIGILMTAIRPFDEVINGWWHFEEFTPTFSNFFKALNHPTAPLFVGLKNSIIIALPATILPLFIATLAGYGLSRYNFPLRKGFIIAVVLTLTLPQQMIAVPIFQMMSDLGLVDSYLGLILLHTAWGTPWITFFMRNYFKTMPISIEEAARIDGASDFQIFYRVVLPNIFPAVASASALQFTWVWSDFFLALILIYSPDKLLMTQRVPLMRGVYHVDWGLLSAASIMVMIVPILIYLLLQRYYVKGMVGWTIK
- a CDS encoding ROK family protein is translated as MRVDEIRWDNLTRLLEQVFVEKEVPRSALAKKVGVRNSTLSYLLDSLKKLGMVKVKNIPSGRGRPNQWISLDPEYGNVMGIKIGRESLKATVFDFSLSEVETIVIPFDGIEDLGSHITQELRKLFLNYRPLTLGFAISGTIDLKKGEIFDSPILKLKEFKFQEALKSRGIDFLLCNDVDALHVGQMLESGIFDRPSLTVTFGVGIGASFFDGEDILTSGDGKTIFELGHMTYDPEGEPCYCGRRGCLETVASEYSLIDDRPPIKEFIEHFGEYREIITQIRKLAARGENRENYQPVLKKLSQSIANISLLLRPSLVWIGGEGLVSNWIFEDIKAEMIAQIPEDWGYFPEVRKIGSAQGWQRGAAFLALRHYIRKKLKK
- a CDS encoding glycosyltransferase, whose translation is MLDVKTTYKSFENYAQFISTTDYDEIRELSQELEGLRVLHINATAYGGGVAEILHTLVPLMQDIGLKVEWKVIEGTQEFFEFTKRMHNALQGKEDNLTEADRNLFYEITKKNSDVVFNDYDVIVIHDPQPVALPKFVDNRGSVKLVWRCHIDTSTPNQQFINFIDSFMDYYDAGIFTLKRYAGQLKVKRLYEIPPSIDPLSDKNRELTDEELKEAINKLKIDPSKPVITQVSRFDPWKDPKGVVDVYRSLKVKYPDLQLLLIGSMATDDPEGWEIYEDLLRYVGMDYDIRVLSNLNGIGNIEVNAAQKISQVVLQKSLREGFALTVSEALWKGTPVVGGNVGGIPLQIEHENNGYLVNNIEEAIRYTDNLLADADLRKRMGLEGKEIVRSKFLITRHLKDYLKLFRDMVK
- a CDS encoding Glu/Leu/Phe/Val family dehydrogenase — encoded protein: MKMSLYETAVSQFNKAAKVLGIPDDYAEILRRPKRSLIVEFPVQMDDGSVRVFTGFRVQHNTARGPAKGGIRYHANTNLDEVKALAFWMTWKTAVMNLPYGGAKGGIRVDPKKLSWKELERLSRRYFSEIQIIIGPQNDIPAPDVNTNSDVMAWYMDTYSMNVGYTSLGVVTGKPVDLGGSKGREEATGRGVKVCVGRACKDIGVDPSKATIVVQGFGNVGQYSALLSQKELGSRVIAVSDSKGGIFNPQGLDIKALIEHKSKYGRVDTFSDGKKISREDIFSIKADVLIPAALENSITAENANLINVKAIIEGANGPVTPEADEILRSKGVLVVPDILANAGGVTVSYFEWVQDLQAFFWKIEQIRESLEMMMNEAYTETKEIAKKYDVEMRTAAYILAINRVLYAIQKRGLYP
- a CDS encoding BMP family ABC transporter substrate-binding protein — translated: MKKFAVLFVVLLMAFSVFGKFNVGILIPGEIGGNPIYELVASGAQKAERAGIRVKLVEGGYNPGKWEPLLRSMAASKRYDLIITLTEGMPESVKKVATEFPGQKFALVDGVLDISMNNVYSIGFYDEEMAFLAGIFAGLVTRSELLGANPELVVGLIAGDTYPAMMNKMKPAYESGVRLVTPNARVIFSVAGSWADPTKGRELASKQFDEGVDIILSIAGGTGIGVIDEAARRNAYVIGVDSNIIGFKPGTILACSLKHVDSVVYDIIMKASKDQLAFGQNLRAGISEGVIDFTFDDENYEKYVPKWIQEVMRAYYILLKYSLIKPLEE